TCAATCAAATATTATTAATGACATGAGGAAATATAAAAGATAAGACTTCTAGTCTTGAACAGAACTGACATGTGACAAAGTCATTTAAATTAGACTATAAATATGGAGGGAGTGTGCAGGTGCATCCTGGGAGGACAGAGAGGGAGGTCTAAGTACATGATGCTTCACTGACAGAGGATGAAAATTCAGTTTCGTTTAGTTCAATGTGCTTTCAGgtcattttaaaacattttaggcTGAGTTAGCTTTAATATATGAGAAACAATATTTGTAATTGTTGAAGTATGTTCGTTTTTTATTGATTAACAAGTTACATATGCAAAGCTGATACAAACTGTGAttacactaaataaaaacacacattcatTTATCTAATAGCTGAAACATATAATGAAGAAACAGCATTAAGAGCAAAGAAGCAGAAGTTAAATGATGATTCTGGTCCTCTGTTATCCTTCAGCAGGACATTGTGACCTGTTGATGGTTTTCTCTGAAGTCTGGGAGCCCAAAGACACTTTACATGTGTAAAGTTGATCCATGTTCCAGTCTGATGTCTGGATGGTCAGAGAGCTGCTGATCTGGAAAGTCTGGTCTGGTGTCTGAACGGCGGTGCTGGTAGAGATCCCACTGCTCACTGGACTCCCAGCAGAAAACCAGCTCACATCTGCAAAACCCAGAGACTCACTGGCTAAACTGGACAGACAGACCAGAGTGACTTGGTCGGACTGGAGCTCAGCTCTGGACGGAGGGAAGACTGTGAGGACAGGAGGAGGGAGGCTGGAGCCTGGAAGGACATGAACCACACTCACAACatcaaattacatttaaaaaaatccagatttttttgtggCCAAGCTACCAGTCATgcagatcattttattttctgagcaaatatctcttgtttttaataactttcttcaaacattgttttttaaGCTATAAACATTTccaatataattattataacatatattgTGAGAATCCTaacatgtttttgtaatttcAGTCACTTTTAGAAATAATGTGAAATCTGTAACCATTTTAATGTTCTGCCGTCCAacttacacaaaataaaaaaaaacttgactATTTCACATTTGTggtgcaaaaaacaaatgtctagAGTTTCTTCTCTTTCAAAACGTATAATGCACCTTTAACTAGATTCAATGATTTGACCAAGCTACCAGTCATgcagatcattttattttctgatcAAATATCTCTTGTTTTTAATAACTTTCTTCAAACATTGTATTAAGCTGCAGTCCAACttgcataaatgaaaaaaacctcAATATATAATGCATATATAATGCACATTTAACTGGATTTAATGATTTtgtgatgtttaaaaaaaatccattgtTTAAAAGTAAGAATGAAAACAACTGTCATTCCAGAtgcaaactaacaaataaacctgtaatttctttcttcttcacaTGATAAATAAAAGAATGACTAACAAATGAATCAATTGTTTTGATCATTTTGAAGACAAATCTACAAATGTATCATGTTGTACAATCAGATAAAAGTACTTACTTGTAACAATCAGCTTGGTTCCTGGTCCGAATACCACAGTGATTCAGTTTGTACACATGGTCGTACAAAAACCTCCTGACTGTCACTGATGAGGGAACTGAAACATCCTGCTGAGACCAACTTTCACTGTCAACATCTCATTCACTCTCACCATGATTTAGACTCTGAAACACTGCTGGATAGAAGGTGGAGTTTTTATTCatgactttgttttattttcagggaaGGGGATTCACTGGGCCGAGAATAACTTTGCTCCTTGTTGTTTGTGTATTTAATTATCATGTTTATGTCATAGTTATGGTATTGACGCATATACAGTTGCATGTGTAAATAGTGGTTCAAATATACAtggaagtaaaataaaataatatcatCAATATTCTCTTCTCTGGACGTCCATCTGTCCAGGATTTACATCTGCTTTTTACTCAAAGACAGTTGGGATagtctccagcagatccctgggatcctaaacaggaagaagcaggtACTTATAATGGATAATGGGTCAGTaatgattaaaaacaacaataacaacactaTTTATACATGTATTTATCTTACTATTACCTATACATTAATCCGAGTCAATACAATATCAAATATTTTATTCTAGAAGGGATTTTTTTGGGTTGACTCTGGATGTCAGAGGTTCAGAAAGCAGAAGTGTTTATGTCAGGAGGTTTTTGTCACAGTGTGAATCACTGTGTTACAGCCTCACTAGCAGAGCCGTCCCATGTCAGACAGTAATAAACTGCAGAGTCTCCTGTCTCTGCTCTCTGGATGATAAACTGGTAATCTATGTTTGCTGTGAGTTTAGAGTTAAATCTGTCTGAGGAGAATCCTGGTCCAAAGTTGTCAGGTGAGCTGGTAGAGTGGTGAAATCTCAAAACATACTGAGGAGTTCCACCAGGCACCTGTTTATACCAGCTAACATAATAATTTTCAGGCTTTTCAATGTTGCAGTTTAGAACAACTTCTTGTCCTGCAGAGACTGTGTGGACAGCAGGTGTCTGTGTCAACACTTTTGCTGCATCAACATCtgtcaacaaaaacaaagaatcaTGAGGAAATagttgatttttgaaaaccacagAATaaaacctgaaccagaagaaAATCTTACACATCAGAGCAGTGATGAGAGTACAGAGGGTCCCCAGCATGTTGTCAGTGTGCTGAGAATGATGCTGGAACTTGGAAAGAGACCTTACTGCTGACAGATTAGAGAGTTTAGAGGATGAGGAGAGGAGGTGCTGGAGGACTCATTTAATACAACCCTGAAACTCAGAGGGACTGACAGGAGGAGGAGCTTGGAATGgagtcatgttttcttttttcttttatttggtttCTAGGAAATGTTGTCATTGTTTTCATTATTGTCAGGAGCATCTTGATGACAGTTTTTTAACATCTaactatttcttattttttgctatttttcaaaaaagaaaatatacagaCTCCTACATTTGTTCATTATTATTCAAAATAGACCGGCATTTGTTgtctaaaatatatatacagtggggcaaaacagtatttagtcagcctccaattgtgcaagttctcccacttaaaaagatgagagaggcctgtaattttcatcacaggtatatctcaactataaTAGACAAAATTAAaggaaaaatccagaaaatcacattgtctgatttttaaagaatgtttttgcaaattataatggaaaataagtatttggtcaataacaaaagttaatctcaatatgttgttatataccctttgttggcaatgacggaggtcaaatgttttctgtaagtcttcacaaggttttcacacactgttgctggtattttggcccattcctccatgcagatctcctctagagcagtgatggtttggggctgttgctgtgaaacacagactttcaactccctccaaaaattgtctatggggttgagatctggagactggctaggccactccaggaccttgaaatgtttcttacaaaGCCACTCCTTCATTACCCGgatggtgtgtttgggatcattgtcattgtcaagacccagccacgtttcatcttcaatgcctcttgctgatggaaggagcttttcactcaaaatctcaccatacatggccccactcattctttcccttacacggatcagtcctcctggtccctttgcagaaaaacatccccaaagcatgatgtttccacccccatgcttcacagtaggtttggtgtctttggatgcaactcagctttctttctcctccaaacacgacaagttgtgtttctaccaaaaagttctattttggtttcatctgaccatataacattctcccaatcctcttctgcatcatccaaatgctctctagcaaacttcagacggacctggacatgtactggcttaagcagtgggaacgtctggcactgcaggattcAGTCCCTGGTGGCGTAGTGTGACACTGAtggtactttgttactttggtcccagctctctgcaggtcattcactaggtccccgtgtggttctgggatttttattcaccattcttgtgatcatttttaccccacaagGTGAGAtattgcatggagccccagatggagggagattatcagtggtcttgtacgtcttccattttctgataattgctcccacagttgatttcttcacaccaagctgcttacctattgcagattcttccaagcctggtgcaggtctacaattttgtttctcacgtcctttgacagctctttggtcttggccatagtggagtttggagtgactgtttgaggttgtggacaggtgtcttttatactgataaccagttaaaacaggtgacattaatacaggtaacgaatggaggacagaggagcctcttaaagaagttacaggtctgtgaaagacagaaatcttgcatgtttgtaggtgaccaaatacttattttacccaggaatttaccaattaattcagtaaaaatcctacaatgtgatttcctggtttCTTTCCCCCTCATTCTGTCTCTCTTAGTTGAAGtgaacctatgatgaaaattacaggcctctctcatctttttaagtgggagaacttgcacaattggtatctgactaaatacttttttgccacATTGTATATATACAAAATGATAATATGTTGTGAGAATGATCTGGACTCAGGATGTgaactttttctctctttctcttttttccaatgGATGTCTTCGTGTCATCCTCAGAAACTGGTCCATGAATGATTCATTCCAGATCTGACGTCCAGACCAACCAAACCACTCTGCTCCAGGCAGTCAGTCTGTACAGGtttcataaaaagaaaatgtatgaacTTTCTGTTACATTAACATTATTCTGAAATGATTATAATTTTGTAACCCCTTCAAAATTCTGTTCACCTGTAAATCACAAAGATTAAAAGTTgcttgatgtttttctttcgaCTAATCTGCTCTTGGTTTAAAGTTATAATTTAAgtggtgaaaaaaaacaacaataaaaagatttgatcaAAGCTCATTTGTGAAGTTCTGCTGTTGCTGAATTTTGTTACTTGAGGAATTGCAATTATTTTTGtgttcaaaatataaaaaaacgtGACTCAGCAAAAATGCTGATCAAACCATACAGAATTGATCCAAGCTCCTCCCCCTGTCAGTCCCTCTGAGTTTCAGGGTTGTATTAAATGAGTCCTCCAGCACCTCCTCTCCTCATCCTCTAAACTCTCTAATCTGTCAGCAGTAAGGTCTCTTTCCAAGTTCCAGCATCATTCTCAGCACACTGACAACATGCTGGG
This window of the Cololabis saira isolate AMF1-May2022 chromosome 21, fColSai1.1, whole genome shotgun sequence genome carries:
- the LOC133421484 gene encoding immunoglobulin lambda-1 light chain-like, yielding MLGTLCTLITALMYVDAAKVLTQTPAVHTVSAGQEVVLNCNIEKPENYYVSWYKQVPGGTPQYVLRFHHSTSSPDNFGPGFSSDRFNSKLTANIDYQFIIQRAETGDSAVYYCLTWDGSASEAVFGPGTKLIVTSSSLPPPVLTVFPPSRAELQSDQVTLVCLSSLASESLGFADVSWFSAGSPVSSGISTSTAVQTPDQTFQISSSLTIQTSDWNMDQLYTCKVSLGSQTSEKTINRSQCPAEG